The following coding sequences are from one Pelmatolapia mariae isolate MD_Pm_ZW linkage group LG4, Pm_UMD_F_2, whole genome shotgun sequence window:
- the LOC134626295 gene encoding GTPase IMAP family member 9, which produces MDTRKKGGAIELRLMVVGSSGPSQFLLTNAILGRDVFSKDVTSLSGSIKNNGELAGRRVAVINGPNIYDKDISKAKRKMELRRSKCLCIPGPHAFLVAFDMEKISPNDVRTSRLMRERFGRHCLRHAMVLLAYEGNQNRAALEDRVKKTDWHLRELIEKYGGRFHLFNKNWRDRSQDRELLKKIELMVASLGGGYFSSRTFQKAEDCVKKEENKLRKQRATEIEKAWAEMEKQYMEEELYFQKDAYTANIGAEIRAQAEIDNSWLRTSLARGLGTGFVVGAVMGALAGSIEGPGGMVLYGIIGGAVGGSAGGTAQVAIKHMDNRMAPTARLNFNSIFINRFFAAPRT; this is translated from the exons ATGGATACAAGGAAGAAAG gtGGTGCCATAGAATTAAGGCTCATGGTGGTTGGTAGCAGTGGACCTTCTCAGTTCCTACTAACCAATGCCATACTTGGGAGAGATGTGTTTTCTAAGGATGTCACCAGCCTTTCGGGCAGCATAAAGAACAACGGTGAGCTGGCTGGTAGACGAGTGGCAGTGATCAATGGACCAAACATCTATGATAAGGATATATCTAAAGCCAAGAGGAAGATGGAGCTAAGGAGGTCCAAGTGCTTATGTATACCTGGTCCCCATGCCTTTCTTGTTGCCTTTGACATGGAGAAAATCTCCCCCAATGATGTGAGAACCTCCAGACTGATGAGGGAACGCTTTGGAAGACACTGTCTGAGACACGCCATGGTCCTCCTGGCCTATGAAGGAAATCAGAATAGAGCTGCCTTGGAAGATAGGGTGAAGAAGACAGATTGGCATCTGCGAGAACTCATCGAGAAGTACGGCGGACGCTTTCACCTTTTCAACAAGAACTGGAGAGATCGAAGTCAGGACAGAGAACTGTTGAAGAAGATAGAGCTGATGGTTGCCTCATTAGGAGGAGGCTACTTCTCCAGCAGAACTTTCCAGAAGGCAGAGGACTGTGTAAAGAAGGAGGAGAATAAGCTTAGGAAGCAGCGAGCAACAGAGATAGAGAAGGCATGGGCTGAGATGGAAAAGCAATACATGGAAGAGGAGCTGTACTTCCAGAAGGATGCCTATACGGCTAATATTGGCGCAGAGATTAGAGCTCAAGCGGAGATCGACAACAGCTGGCTCAGGACGTCCCTAGCCAGAGGCCTGGGGACGGGTTTTGTTGTGGGGGCTGTGATGGGTGCGCTGGCCGGGTCTATAGAGGGCCCAGGAGGGATGGTTCTCTATGGGATCATAGGTGGTGCAGTGGGTGGATCAGCAGGGGGAACAGCACAGGTGGCAATAAAGCATATGGACAACAGAATGGCCCCGACTGCCAGACTGAACTTCAACTCAATCTTTATCAACCGCTTCTTTGCAGCTCCTCGTACATGA